The DNA region GAACCAAAAACCATTAACATCATGTCTCATGGCGGtaatagaggaaaagtcaggggatcactaaagtcagtaggattcattctctggggaccatgaatgtctgtacaaaatttcacagcaaacagaccaaagtggtggactgaaaTTGCTATccatagagccacgctgctagcatggctaaaaaaattTATTGTGAACCTGCACATGTATACACTGTAATTGCCCTGCTGTTTGCACGTGTGCACACTACACTCTCCCTTCCCAAACCATCTCCATTTTCTGCACATGGGCCTTAGACGATTTGGAGAAGGTGCTTTTAACCACGTTGAGAGGAGCGGCCTTGCCGCTGAGGTAGACCTTATTGACACAGGTAGGAAGCCTCGactgctcctcctccttctggTGCTCCTTCTTCTCTACAGCTCCCACTCCGTCCTTCTTGATGAGGGTACATGAATAGGCAAAGATGTATCCCGTCATGAAGGCATCAAACCCCGCCCGGTGCGTTCCTGTGTCAGCCTTCTTCTTCTGATCGTCAGTCTTAGATGGGTGGTCACTaaacttttctctccctctgtcttctgTTCTGCTTTCTACACCATCGTTTGTgttggtttttgtgtttttgtcgtCATCAGTTGTGGCAGTTGTTGCAGAGTTTCTGAAGTCTGTATTGTCTTCATGCACTCCGTTCCCCTCGCTGTCCGTATTCATGTTCTCTCCTTCATAGCGTTGGGTGTTTCCGTCACTGTCCATTAGAGGCCCACTTTCTGGGCATGGCTCAGCCCCTCCCTGGTCATCTGGTGTTTCTTCGGGATCTACCTCCATGTGAGGTATTTTGTTTTCGGGGGCACCGTCAAAGACGGAAGAGCCCTCTGCTGCCTCGCCTCCACCTCTCttcttgtttctctgtctcttcctcttttttctcttgtcCCCCATGCCTTTCTCGTCCTGGAGGACGATCAGGTCAGTGTCATGGGATAATGGACACTGGGTGCCATTCGGACACCAGCCAAATGCCTGTCAGacgacaaacacacacaaacagaaagacagggtggttcataaaaacatttactttaaaaaaaaaaaaaaaaaaaggaaaagaaaagagaaaaggttgAAACTCACAGAGAAGCGCTGGCAGATGTCAGTCTGTCCCTCAGGAGACGCCACAGCTGGACACACTCTGTAGTCCACATAGCTGGACATGTCACCGGCATACTGACAGAACTCTACATGAACATTAAGTCCAGTCCCTCCAGAAGTCACACTGCGACTGTTATCCAGCTTACTGGAAGGAGGCGGGAACGGAGAAGGACAttatgacattatttttccaccAATGATACAAGTACAATAATGCACTCTGAGGTGTCctgatattaaaaataatgGACACAAAACGCCATTCTGCTCTGCTTTTCACTTCTGCCTCGTCCATCATTTTCTTACATTGTGACATCTTGTGCATTATGGTTGACATAGatacaattcaatttaattcaattcaaaacaCTTTGTCCCTCAAGGGGaaatctgacacacacatacacaaacaattCATCCACATACAATaaagacaattaaaaaatacaatcatgtaataaaaagttgaaatacACAAGGGTTAATAGCATTGGTCAATCTGTAGCTGACCAACAATATCCAACACCATGAAGGCATATGATTTCAAAAAAGCACATTAtgtcaaaatatgcaaaaagtGCAGGTACATTTATCTATCTATACACAAGCTAAACTGTCCTGAACGTCCTTGTACTTGTCTTACATAGAGGAGATCTAAAACAGATTCCTGATTGCATTAAAGTAGTCGTAGAAGACATGTGTGGGGTCATTGATAATCATATGCTTTATTTGTGGTTTAATAGCTGTGCAAGGGATGTCTGTGTTTTACTTAATAATTTTAGAGCTGAGGTTAATGACACTTTCCAATCAGTTCTTGTCCTTTTGACAAAGGTATATAAACcagcaaataaatgaaaaagtttgaaatggagtttagtgtatttagacaGCCCAGATGCTGCTGagccttttttgtttgtttttttaacattgaaATCTGTATATTAACTAAATTTCAGTCTGTCATCAAACACTATTTGCAAGTATTTGTAGTATTTGTATTTGTCAGgacaatttcaatttcaattgaCTGTTGGAAGACTGATATGATATAAACTCATcagccactttattaggtacacctgttcAACTCCTCGTTAACGCCAATATCTAATCAGCCAATCACTTGGCAGCAACTCAATGCATTTAAGGCATGTAGACATGGTGAAGATGATCTGCTGAAGTTCAAACCAAGAATCAGAATGGGGAAGAAAGGTGATTTAAGTGACTTTGAACATGGGATGGTTGTTGGTGACAGACGGGCTGGTTTGAGTATTTCAGAAACTGCTGATCTACTGGGATTTTCACGCACAACCATCTCTAGGGTTTACAGAGAACGGTccgaaaaagagaaaatatccaGTGAGCGGCAGTTCTCGGGGTGAAAATGCCTTGTTAATGGCAGAGGTCAGAGAAGAATGGCCAGACTGGTTTGAGCTGATAGAAAGGCAACAGTAACTCAAATAACCACTCGTTACATCCTGAGTATGCAGAAGAGCATCTCTGAACGCACAACACATCGAACCGTGAAGCAGATGGGCTACAGCAGCAGAGGACCACACCGATTTCCACTCCTGTCAGATAAGAACAGGAAACTGAGGCTACAACTGGCACTGGCTCACAAAAATTGGACAATAGAAGATTGGAAAACCGTTGCCTGTCTGATGAGTCTGGATTTCTACTACGACATTCAGATGGTAGGGTCAGAATTTGGCTTAAACAACATGAAAGCATGGATCCACCCTGCCTTGTATCAACGGCTcaggctgctggtggtggtgtaATGGTGTAGGGGATATTTTCTTGGCCCACTTTGGACCACTTTGAGCACCAATTGAGCACTCTTAAAATGTAGGCAGGGTTGTTACCGTGTCATTCGGAGCTACCCCCCTTAACTTTTCCCGCAGTTGGGAAACAACAGACGAgacttttcttggtcttgagaagctgcagcatttattaactgacaCAACCAACAACAAGGAGACAAGCTTTCACTGCACTTCTGAGCTCTGTCTTAGAATGATCTGTTCTGCCCGACCCCGAAAAATTATGCAGCCGTAGCGCTGCTAGTTAAAATACACATCAAATTGTAAATGCATGGTAAGCTACAGacagaattaattaaaataaaatacagcatgcaagagaaaaaatatggcttatttatgtatgtacatgtaaacacaccTTAGAATTCACCATGGCAGTGGATTtctggcaaaaaataaatatataaaaaaattgcaGATAGGCATTGCCGATTGATTCAATCCATCGTCAATTCTCaattaaattgaaattttgcTTACAGAACTGCTGAACTGTTTGGTTCAgcataaaaaagcaaaagtcGGCGTAATGACGGGCTTTTATTTGTTCGTAGCCATTAtttgatatatacagtatatatatatatatatatatatatatatatatatatatatatatatatacatacatacatacatacatacatacacacacacacacacagtatatatatctGTACTATTAAGCAATACTCACCATTTCTTATAGGCATACTCCAGATAGGAGGCAGTGAGCCGGAGCTC from Siniperca chuatsi isolate FFG_IHB_CAS linkage group LG13, ASM2008510v1, whole genome shotgun sequence includes:
- the toe1 gene encoding target of EGR1 protein 1, which gives rise to MASSMVVPVIDVQNDNFKELWPAMVVAIKSSSFVAVDTELSGLGNRKSLLAESIEDRYKAICHAARSRSILSLGIACYKKLDYKAADTYLVQVYNLTLLCSEEYIIEPQSVQFLVQHGFDFNKQYAHGIPYCKGNNKGGSDDRGVHIRALFTELLRARKPLVLHNGLIDMAFLYQSFYAHLPERLATFTADLSEMFPAGIYDTKYVTEFELRLTASYLEYAYKKCKLDNSRSVTSGGTGLNVHVEFCQYAGDMSSYVDYRVCPAVASPEGQTDICQRFSAFGWCPNGTQCPLSHDTDLIVLQDEKGMGDKRKKRKRQRNKKRGGGEAAEGSSVFDGAPENKIPHMEVDPEETPDDQGGAEPCPESGPLMDSDGNTQRYEGENMNTDSEGNGVHEDNTDFRNSATTATTDDDKNTKTNTNDGVESRTEDRGREKFSDHPSKTDDQKKKADTGTHRAGFDAFMTGYIFAYSCTLIKKDGVGAVEKKEHQKEEEQSRLPTCVNKVYLSGKAAPLNVVKSTFSKSSKAHVQKMEMVWEGRV